CATCAATTAAAATCCAAAATAGATTTAATTATAGGATTGGAACACAAAGATTTATAAAATTATATATTGGTTCCTGTAATTACCAAAACCGGAAAATCTTAATTCGGTGGGTATTGAGGATCGATCCTCCAATTTATAGGAGGAAGAATGTGTGAAAGCACAGTAAAAGGGATGCTTGTGAGTATCTCTCAACGGTTAGAAAACATCCAAATTCAGATGGACGAAATCAAGAAACAACTAGAATGTGGGCAGCAGGAATTCGTCAATATGGAAGCAATGGCTAAAATTGCTGGTATCCCTCTAAGTACCGCTTATCAAATCAGTTGCAGGAACATATTGCCCAAGTTTCGTATGGGTAAAAGGGTCCTTTTCAAACGAAAAGACGTATTAGAAATGATCGAGAAGACACGAGTAGCTTCCACGTCAGAAATTCAGCATCAAGCGATCAACGACGTTATGATGGAGGATAACCATGAAAAATAATACCAGTATAAATCGTCACCAAGTTTGTCATGAACTTTCAGGAACTCGTCGAATAAATATCCACATGAATGAAGAAAAAATGATTTGGAAATCCACAAAAGAAGCAGCTGAAATCCGTGGAATTTCATCCAGAGGAATCCGAAAAGCCGCTTATGATGGGCGATTACAGTCTAAGATTTTCGAATCTCCTGGTGGCCGTAAGACGATGCTTGTAAAAATTCCTGAGTCTGAAATTGAGAAATGGAAAGACAAAAATTCAAACAGGGAACCAGAGGAACTTTCGAAGATTTCAAAATCAAAGCAAATTAAAGATTTTGAGAAAGAAATACCAGATCGATATATTCGGATTGGTCAACAACGAGCCCAATTGTGCAACTGGATTCTGGAAAAGAAGAAAGAAGGTGTTCTTCCTATAGGTGAAATATTCGAACTAGCTCAACAAGAATACCAATTGGGTGAAGGATTTCAAGAATTACGCCAAATAACAGAAAAAAAAACTATTTCAGTCAGGCAGTTACAGAGGTTAGTTTCAAAATATGAAAAATCTGGAAATGATTTTATGGCCCTTATTCCCCAATATTGTTCTAACAGTGAACTTAAGCGAAAGATATCAGCGAATGAACGATGTTGGCTCAATAAGCAGCTTTTTGGACCTAACAAAATTAAAATCGGTTCAGCGATAAAATACATCAAACATCTAGCGAGAGAAGGGAAAATAGAAAGTCCTTCCAGTGAGTCTACATTACGCAGAGCAGCGTGCGATTTTATTCAACAATATCCTAATGTATATCACCTGGCAAGATATGGTGAAGAATCACTCAAAAATAAGAGAGTGAAATCTATTCTTAGAGACTGGGATAAGCTTAAAGTCGGTGATTTGCTGGTTGCAGATGGCCATAGACTGAATTTTAATATTACCGATCCATTCACTGGTAAACCCAAAAGGATGCTTCTGATTGTTTTCGAGGATATGAAGAGCCGGTACATTGTTGGAGCATCCATTGCGCCTAATGAGGACACCGCCAATATATCTTCTGCTCTACGGATGGCAATCTTAAATCTTGGCAGCGCTCCTAAATATATTTATCTGGATAATGGTAAGGCATTTGGTGCTAAATACTTTAAAGACAAAAACCTTGAATCCGAACTTGGTGGTCTTTATGATCGCTTAGGCTGTAAAGTCATTTTTGCAGAACCATATAATGCCAAAGCGAAGCCGGTGGAAAGGTTCTTTAGAACTTTTAGTGATGATTTTGAAAGACGTATGGACAGTTTCATAGGGTCATCTGTCCAAGACAAACCCGTCCAGTATAAGCGGAGTGAACCATGGATGCGAAAGCATTATGGTACTGATGCTTTGACGATGGAAGAAGCAATTCAGATGATGAATAATTATTTCCAGAAATATTATGCCAAACAGCCGCATCAAGCTTTAGCTGGAAAAACTCCAAGAGAGATATTTATTAGCCAGAAGCCTAATCTCACTATTACAAAAGATGAGCTCGATTATCTAATGCTTTCGGTAGCAAATCGAGTTGTAGGTCGGCAAGGAATCCAGTTTGATAAGAAATTGTATTGGAGTAAAGAATTAGTGAATCATGTTGGAGAGAATGTAACAATTCGATATGATTTTAATGACCTTAGTTTTGCGAAAGTGTACTTAAAGAATAGATACATCTGCAACGCAAAACGACGGGAATATCAATCACCGTTAATGATAACTGAAGCTGATAGAGAAAAGTTGAATTCAGAACGATATGAGATAACTCATATCGTAGAAGAAACTAAGGCATCCACCGAGATCATTCTAGACAAAGCAAAAGATATAAACGATCTGCCCCAAATCACTGTTCAGAAGAGTTGCCTTCCAATAATTGAAAATCTAAATTGTAAGCCTCCGTGGGAAATTCAGGGTATTTCCTGCAAAGAGAAATTTCTCATTTTTATAGATAATTTCGGACAACCATTTACGCTTACTGAGGCAGCTAAGATACTCGGCATCAAATACGAAACGTTAAAGAAAATCGCTCAACCGCTTTATGATAAGAAAATTGTTAAGAATGGAATACGTAACGGATCAGCGTTAATTGAAAGAATTGATCAACCAATCAATGCAGAAAAAAAAGATCAAACGGAAATAGATTTTGATATT
This genomic interval from Candidatus Cloacimonadota bacterium contains the following:
- a CDS encoding Mu transposase C-terminal domain-containing protein, whose translation is MKNNTSINRHQVCHELSGTRRINIHMNEEKMIWKSTKEAAEIRGISSRGIRKAAYDGRLQSKIFESPGGRKTMLVKIPESEIEKWKDKNSNREPEELSKISKSKQIKDFEKEIPDRYIRIGQQRAQLCNWILEKKKEGVLPIGEIFELAQQEYQLGEGFQELRQITEKKTISVRQLQRLVSKYEKSGNDFMALIPQYCSNSELKRKISANERCWLNKQLFGPNKIKIGSAIKYIKHLAREGKIESPSSESTLRRAACDFIQQYPNVYHLARYGEESLKNKRVKSILRDWDKLKVGDLLVADGHRLNFNITDPFTGKPKRMLLIVFEDMKSRYIVGASIAPNEDTANISSALRMAILNLGSAPKYIYLDNGKAFGAKYFKDKNLESELGGLYDRLGCKVIFAEPYNAKAKPVERFFRTFSDDFERRMDSFIGSSVQDKPVQYKRSEPWMRKHYGTDALTMEEAIQMMNNYFQKYYAKQPHQALAGKTPREIFISQKPNLTITKDELDYLMLSVANRVVGRQGIQFDKKLYWSKELVNHVGENVTIRYDFNDLSFAKVYLKNRYICNAKRREYQSPLMITEADREKLNSERYEITHIVEETKASTEIILDKAKDINDLPQITVQKSCLPIIENLNCKPPWEIQGISCKEKFLIFIDNFGQPFTLTEAAKILGIKYETLKKIAQPLYDKKIVKNGIRNGSALIERIDQPINAEKKDQTEIDFDILPLNTIAVNCHEECQSAGTDNNASTYWK
- a CDS encoding helix-turn-helix domain-containing protein, with amino-acid sequence MCESTVKGMLVSISQRLENIQIQMDEIKKQLECGQQEFVNMEAMAKIAGIPLSTAYQISCRNILPKFRMGKRVLFKRKDVLEMIEKTRVASTSEIQHQAINDVMMEDNHEK